A genomic stretch from Mya arenaria isolate MELC-2E11 chromosome 10, ASM2691426v1 includes:
- the LOC128204300 gene encoding uncharacterized protein LOC128204300, producing the protein MADVIGKKVAVILGVVLSLGVIVLTVVLCGAFFFFRPSSGQTGNQQLKQGSKNDSHIQNTTSGPIAVDTTQSGYSVSFLPGKVVGHVTFPLLTETSGICASRRYKDVLYTHNDSGGLNRIFALNGTSGDHLLTIYIEGATHQDWEDIAYGPCGTSSSAGGYCIFVADTGGNAGGLANTIFRIAEPQVDFSLNIGSELNVPLDSTLKFSWDQYDCETIMVDEQGEVYVISKVMSWNQPKLAHLPRHAWGTNQRVNVSMGVFLPELTSNRDNPTAGDISPDGTEVLLKTYQQVLYWHVPDRDYFRHMARRPAVLLYIRERQGEAVCWDAASTGYYTLGEDVNATLYYYRRVG; encoded by the exons atggCTGACGTGATAGGAAAGAAAGTCGCGGTTATCCTTGGTGTAGTGCTGTCACTTGGAGTTATAGTGTTGACAGTGGTCCTGTGTGGGGCATTCTTCTTCTTTCGACCCTCCTCAGGACAGACAGGGAACCAACAGCTCAAACAGGGTTCCAAAAATGACAGTCATATACAAAACACGACTTCCGGACCAATTGCCGTAGATACAACACAATCAG GTTACAGTGTGTCGTTTTTGCCCGGGAAAGTCGTCGGTCACGTGACGTTTCCACTTCTCACAGAAACTTCTGGTATATGCGCGAGTCGCCGGTACAAAGATGTTCTGTACACACATAACGATTCAGGGGGTTTGAACAGGATATTCGCTCTTAA CGGTACTTCCGGCGATCATCTACTCACTATTTACATAGAGGGCGCCACGCATCAAGACTGGGAAGATATAGCGTACGGCCCCTGCGGTACCAGCAGCAGTGCAGGCGGCTACTGCATATTCGTTGCGGACACCGGAGGAAACGCAGGCGGTCTCGCCAACACCATTTTCCGTATTGCGGAGCCGCAGGTTGACTTTTCGCTGAATATCGGCAGTGAACTTAATGTGCCACTGGATTCAACTCTTAAATTCAG CTGGGACCAGTATGATTGTGAAACTATCATGGTAGACGAACAGGGCGAAGTTTACGTCATTTCAAAGGTCATGTCCTGGAACCAGCCAAAACTCGCACACCTTCCTCGTCACGCCTGGGGAACCAATCAGCGCGTGAATGTGAGCATGGGCGTGTTCCTGCCCGAGTTGACGTCAAACAGAGATAATCCAACTGCCGGCGATATTTCTCCTGACGGAACTGAG GTTTTGTTGAAGACCTACCAGCAGGTCCTGTACTGGCACGTGCCTGATCGGGACTACTTCCGGCACATGGCAAGACGGCCTGCAGTGCTTCTCTACATCCGGGAGCGACAGGGGGAAGCCGTCTGTTGGGATGCTGCTAGCACCGGATATTACACGCTTGGGGAGGACGTTAACGCGACGCTGTACTATTATAGGCGTGTTGGATGA